GATCTTGACCGCGGCAAACTGGCTTCTTTCCCTGGCAACTATGATCAGTATTTGGTAGACAAAGAAGAGTCATTGCGTGTCGAAGAGATGCAGAACGCTGAGTTTGATAAGAAACTCGCTCAAGAAGAAGTATGGATTCGCCAAGGTATTAAAGCGCGCCGTACTCGTAACGAAGGCCGTGTTCGTGCATTGAAAAAACTGCGTGAAGAGCGTCAAGACCGACGCGAAGTGCAGGGCAAGGCCGTGTTGCAAATCGATGACGCGAATCGCTCAGGTAAGATCATTTTTGAAGCGCAGAACCTTAACTATTCGATTGATGGTCAGCCAATTGTGTCTGATTTTTCATTCAACGTTATGCGTGGTGATCGCATTGCTCTAATTGGTCCAAATGGCTGTGGTAAGAGTACTTTACTTAAGATTTTGCTTGGTAATCTAGAAGCGAACAGTGGTCGATTCCATTGTGGTACTAAGTTAGAAGTGGCGTATTTTGACCAATATCGTGAAGTTCTTGATCCTGAGAAGTCGGTTATTGATAACTTAGCCGATGGTAAGCAAGAAGTGACAGTCAATGGTCGTCAACGCCATGCACTGAGTTATCTGCAAGACTTCTTGTTCCCACCACATCGTTCACGCACGCCAGTTAAGGCGCTATCAGGTGGTGAGAAAAACCGCTTATTGCTTGCAAGAATTTTCCTACGTCCAAATAACTTATTGGTGCTCGATGAACCAACCAACGATTTAGATATCGAAACTTTGGAACTTTTGGAAGATTTGCTTGCCAACTATCAGGGGACACTACTTTTAGTTAGCCACGATCGTCAATTTGTTGATAACACAGTTGCTACCAGCTGGATTTTTGAAGGCAACGGTGTGATTGAGGAGTTTGTCGGTGGTTATCACGATGCCCAGCAGCAACGTGAACAAGTTATGCGTTCTCGAGCGATTGAAAAACCAGCAAAAACACAAGAGGTAGTTGAGCCAACTCTCAAATCAGTGCCAGTAAAAGGAAAGTCTAAGAAGTTATCCTATAAACTACAGCGCGAACTTGAAGAACTGCCAGCGAAGCTTGAGTCTTTAGAATCTGAAATCGAATCGCTGCAAGAATTGGTAAACAGTGCTGACTTTTTCTCTCAGCCTGTTGATAAAACCCAACCGGTATTAGACAAGCTCTCTGAGTTAGAGCAGAATTAGAAGTTGCTTTTGAACGCTGGGAAGAGCTCGAAGCGATGCAACAGGAAAGTTAATATTTTGAATAGTAGTAAAATTTTTAAGTTATCAGTTGTTGCTGCATCCATTGCGGTTTCAGTGAATGCTCAAGCAGCACTATATAAGGTTGTTGAAATCGACCAACCATACGGCAACTCTGAATATTATGGTACAGCAGTACAGCCGAGCGCAGCGGGTGAGTCCTGTTTTAGTTCCGAGTGTACAGATACTCAATATAAGATCAGCGCTGAAACTCGAAATTGGCCTGCAGGGTTAAGTTATCGCGAAGAAGTGCCTTTCGCTTTGGATAATGGCTTTGATTACGCAGCCTATGATGCTGCAGATTTTGAAAACTATTGTGATAACTATTTAGGCTACGCAATCTGTGACACTTGGGCTCAAACTCAGTATTCCGGTTACCGCAATGAATTGGATGGTAACTACAAAACTCAATTGCATTCATTGAGGGAGGCGCGAAGATTTCTGATGACAATGCGGTTATCAATTCACTGACGTCAGGAACCAGTGCCATTGGTAACGAACGTGTTGGCTCGCGCCGAAATACCGCATTTCAAGGAACCACGCAATTAACTGACCCTAGTGGTACCGTTTCGGAAACGCATGCCTTTGCTGCTAATTCTAACTATATCGTAGGTAGTGTTTCTTTCGATAGCAAAGAGACAAGTGAAGGATTCAAGGCTTTTTACTCTAAACCAGTGATTTGGAACAGTTCAGGTGCTGTGGTCGCGCAATTGCCATTTGGGTCGGGCGGTAAGCAAGGAAACCTTTCTGATCACCTAGGCCAAGGGAGTCTGCGCGATTTTTATGTTCTCACAACTCTGATTCCGATGGAAACGAGTTTATTGGTGTGGGTTACAATACCTACACCGATCAGGAAATGAACGCGACCATTTTTGTTGGTGACGTTAATAATCTCACTGCAACTAAAAGCGTTGCAGTCTCAGGCGTAACGGTAGACGATGACTATACGAACTCGGTTATCTCAGCAGTTAACCAAAATGGTATTGCTGTTGGTAGTGCCAAGCGCAATATAAGAGATAGTGGTTCATACAATAACCGCTTGTTCTATGTTTCAGGACTTGAAAATGCCGCAACAACTGCTCCTCGAGCAAATTTCTTTAGTGGAGGAATTTTCTTTAATGGTTCAGGTGGCACAATCGGTTCAATCAACAAATTTAATGAAGTGGTTGGTAAAACCGATTTGACGCAAGATCGTGAAATTAATGGTACGCCACGACCGCAGCGTGGTTTTATTAATCCATTAGCATATACGGGGACTGATAGCACTCGACGTGCTCTGTTCCAAAATAAAGCATGGTTTTTGGATGATTTAACTAATGGTGGTTCTGACTCGAACTTCAATAACCAGTTCCGTATTCTTGATGCGACAGATATTAATGATGCTGGCGTAATTTCGGCGACAGCATATAAATGCCCAGGTGGTTTTGAAAACACCAACATTGATGCCAAATGTCCAGATGCAGATAGTGAAACGGTTGTAGCGGTTAAGTTAATTCCAAATAGTGCAGCAGACGAGCAAGCAATATCTGCTCGAGCATTTTCACCAAATGGTGGTTCTGGTACGATTAAACGTGAGGGTGGGTCGTTAGGCTGGTTAGCTCTTGGTTTACTAGCTGTACTTGGTTTTAGACGTAAGCGCTAAGATATAAAAGATATTGGTAATAAAAACGAGCTCGCTAAAAGAGCTCGTTTTTTTATGAGTAATGAACGGTAAATGTACCTAAGAGTATTGTAAGCAAACACACTGATGCACTATAACTGATTAATTTAGAACAATATTAAACAATACGTCAATTACTTATACTGAATTAAACCACAAAATCATTAGCTCAAGTCTTAGTGTAATAAAGGTCTGCTTTACATAAAAAGTTGCTGTGGCTTCGTATGAAGCGGTTAGATTTTGCGATCAGAATACTCAAAATAATGACGCCTAGAGTAGTTCTTTGGCCTTACTATTATTTGGTCTGTTAACTCTGTTAGGTTTTGGGCGTAAGTAATCAACAAAATTGTAAACTAGGGCACAGGCTCACACTTTTAGTGCCACAACATTTTTTGTGCTTGAGAAAGCCGTCGTTTTGTTCAATTCTTAATGGGTGAGGTAATAAAATTGCCACACAATGTTAATAGTAGTACTTAGACACACCCGTATGAGGACGACACTATGAAGAGACAAAAGCGTGACCGCCTAGAGCGAGCTCAATCTCAAGGATATAAAGCCGGCTTAAACGGTCGCTCAACCGAGGCTTGCCCTTATCAACAGATGGACGCACGTTCGTATTGGCTCGGTGGTTGGCGTGATGCCAGAGAAGATAAAACGTCTGGCTTATATAAATAGTCTTATCTCTTCACCTATAACATGGAAATAAGCCCCGAAAGGGGCTTTATATTGAAGTCTTAACGCACTATAACTAATTTGCTTGAGTAAAATAAAACGACTCCGAAGAGTCGCTATTTAGAAGTCTTTATTAAAACGCTGATGTATCTTGGAAAAGACCAACTTTCAAATCTTTAGCTACGTAGATTTCTTTACCATCAACCAATACACGGCCGTCAGCAAGTCCCATCACCAGTTTACGATTCACAACACGCTTCATGTTAATTTCGTAAGTCACTTTTTTAGCTGTAGGCAAGATTTGGCCAGTAAACTTAACTTCGCCAACGCCTAAAGCACGACCTTTACCTTTGCCACCAACCCAGCCAAGGAAGAAACCAACTAATTGCCACATTGCATCGAGACCTAGACAGCCAGGCATCACTGGATCGCCAGGGAAGTGGCAATCAAAAAACCATAAATCTGGAGTGATATCGAGCTCAGCAATAATCAAGCCTTTACCGAATTCGCCTTCCGTTTCTGACATTTTGCAAATGCGGTCCATCATTAGCATATTTGGTGCAGGAAGCTGTGGGTATCCTTCACCAAATAGTTCACCTTGGCTAGAGGCGATAAGATCGTCGCGATTATATGATTCTCTTTTGTTCTGCATTATCAAGTACTCCAGTTTTTGATAGCTGCATATTAGAGAACACGTGTACGCTAAACAACTCCGATCAGTACTAGTTGAACCAGCTTCTCAGTCTTTCTAGCAGCGATTCTGACTGGTCATCTCTTTCAAACTTTTCAATACGTTGAGCGATTTTGCTGATTACGCTCGTTTCGTCATCGCCTCGAAAAGGTTTACCCATGATGATTGGAATCGCTTGATCAACCGTTTCCACTGACCAAATATGGAATTCATTGTTCTTAATACTTTCTACAACTTCTTTATGTAACGCCAAGTGTTTCAAGTTAGTCTTTGGTAGGATAACCCCCTGATTACCCGTAAAACCTTGGTGTTTACATACGTGATAAAAACCTTCAATTTTCTCGTTCAAGCCACCCACGGCTTGTACTCGACCAAATTGATCGACCGCACCCGTTACGGCAATTTGCTGATTGATTGGGTATTCAGAAAGGGCACTAACAAAGGAACAGAGTTCAGCAAGTGTTGCACTATCACCATCAACTTCACAATATGACTGTTCAAACACCACTGATGCAGAGTAAGGAAGTGGCTCTTCTAAATTCAACGCACTGGCAACAAATGCTTGCATGATCATCATGCCTTTTGCATGAAGATTGCCCCCAAGCTCGGCTTTGCGTTCTACGTCAGAAATGTCACCGTCGCCGAAATGAATCACGCAAGAAATTCGCGCTGGTTCACCGTATGATTGTGGGTGGCCAGAGACATCAATCACGGTTAAACCGTTGACCTGACCAACGCATTCACCTTGAGTTTCAATGATAACTTGACCGTCTAGAATGTCAGAACGAGCGCGTTCTGGAAGGTATGCTTCACGGTAGTACTTTGCATCAATCGCAGCATCGATATCGTTTTCTGTGAACTCTGAGTGATTAGTTAAGGCTGCTGCTTCATGGAAAATGCTTAGATACCACATGATATCAAGTGGCATATAACGCTGATCTTCTGTGTAACGAGCGCCCGCAACCATCAAGCGATGTATCGCTTGTGCAGAAAGATTCGGTAGCTGGTAAGTATCTGTAATCCAATTTAAATGGCCAAGGTAACGTTCCACCGTTTTGCAGTTAACGCCAAGCTCAAGCTCAACTTCACTAAATAGTGCTAAACCAGAATACAAATCAGGTTCCAAGAATTCGAGCTCTGCTATTTGGTCACGGTCACCAACCAATACCAGTTTTACATCAACATCGTAGTTTGGCTCTTCAAGCGCAATTCGCTCTGGATTAACGTTAATAGCCGTTGAATGGCCGCTAAGAAGTGCGGACTTTAATTTGATCCAACCAGTTGGGTTTGCCAATAGCGCATTTACAGGTAAAACGATAAAGCCATGTTTCACTGTTTCTAACAACCCAGGCTTATTTACTAAAATCTGCCCATCTTTTTCCGCACTATAAGCACCAAATAGCATTTTCGCGTCAATTGACTCGGTAGAGACCGTAGGGCGATCAGAAAGTTGTTCTATTGTTTGCTTAATGTGCTCGCGGTAAAGGCATTATCTGGAGCGTTTAAGACTAATAATTTAGAGATGCCGGACAATGAAATGAAAGTTTCAATGCTTTTGGTAAGGCGAGGCTGTGCCGACGAAAAGTTTACCGAGGGAAGGGTGTTAATTTTGTCGATAGCGAAATCATATTCATCGTACTGTGGTGTCACAGCTTGCCATTGTTCCTGGATCATTTCAGACATTCATTTATACAAAAGGAGCAAGATTATAGCGGAAAAGTCCCCATTCATATAGCAGATATCTAGGTTCGCTCATGTTTTTTCTAGATTCATTTACTCGATCTAACTCGACATTTGTGAATCTGAGAATTGTTAAATTTATCGCTTTGGGTTACGCTGTCACCAGGATGATAACGGGTCATATAAAATGAAATATCAACAACTTGAAAACTTAGAATGTGGTTGGAAGTGGAAATACCTCATCAATAAATGGAAAGATGGGGAAAAGATCACGCGTTACATTGATAGTAGCGAAGACAAGACAGCCGTAGAGGCATTACGCCAAATTGAGCACGAACCAACAAAAGTACTCGAGATGGATTGAGCAGCATATGGCGGATGACTTAG
Above is a window of Vibrio taketomensis DNA encoding:
- a CDS encoding DUF3466 family protein, with the translated sequence MGYNTYTDQEMNATIFVGDVNNLTATKSVAVSGVTVDDDYTNSVISAVNQNGIAVGSAKRNIRDSGSYNNRLFYVSGLENAATTAPRANFFSGGIFFNGSGGTIGSINKFNEVVGKTDLTQDREINGTPRPQRGFINPLAYTGTDSTRRALFQNKAWFLDDLTNGGSDSNFNNQFRILDATDINDAGVISATAYKCPGGFENTNIDAKCPDADSETVVAVKLIPNSAADEQAISARAFSPNGGSGTIKREGGSLGWLALGLLAVLGFRRKR
- the rmf gene encoding ribosome modulation factor; the protein is MKRQKRDRLERAQSQGYKAGLNGRSTEACPYQQMDARSYWLGGWRDAREDKTSGLYK
- the fabA gene encoding bifunctional 3-hydroxydecanoyl-ACP dehydratase/trans-2-decenoyl-ACP isomerase encodes the protein MQNKRESYNRDDLIASSQGELFGEGYPQLPAPNMLMMDRICKMSETEGEFGKGLIIAELDITPDLWFFDCHFPGDPVMPGCLGLDAMWQLVGFFLGWVGGKGKGRALGVGEVKFTGQILPTAKKVTYEINMKRVVNRKLVMGLADGRVLVDGKEIYVAKDLKVGLFQDTSAF